A stretch of Cryomorphaceae bacterium 1068 DNA encodes these proteins:
- a CDS encoding methyltransferase: MQKRIDSTIKFLNDTIGPNKRILDLGVPNSLGEAMKKAGYEVINTGGEDLDVDFEKYLKMDVDCVTAFEIFEHMLAPFNILRLLEVPNLVASIPLKLWFASAYWSETDPWDRHYHEFEPKQFDMLMERSGWEIKDSAKWKNPEKKKLGIRPILRNITDRYYIVHCQRQSGYTVPSK, encoded by the coding sequence ATGCAAAAACGGATAGATAGTACCATCAAGTTCCTTAATGATACAATTGGACCCAATAAGCGAATCCTTGATTTGGGAGTGCCTAATTCTCTTGGTGAAGCCATGAAGAAGGCGGGTTATGAAGTAATCAATACGGGAGGCGAAGATTTGGACGTTGATTTCGAGAAATACCTCAAAATGGATGTGGATTGCGTAACAGCTTTTGAGATTTTTGAGCACATGCTGGCCCCCTTTAATATTCTTCGTTTGCTGGAGGTGCCTAATCTTGTGGCCTCAATTCCGCTTAAGCTCTGGTTTGCTTCGGCTTATTGGAGCGAAACTGATCCTTGGGACAGACACTACCACGAGTTTGAGCCGAAGCAATTTGATATGCTGATGGAACGGTCGGGATGGGAAATTAAGGATTCGGCCAAATGGAAGAATCCCGAAAAAAAGAAGTTGGGAATCAGACCCATCCTGAGGAATATCACCGACAGGTATTACATTGTTCACTGTCAGCGTCAGAGCGGTTATACTGTCCCCTCAAAGTAG